In bacterium, one genomic interval encodes:
- the groL gene encoding chaperonin GroEL (60 kDa chaperone family; promotes refolding of misfolded polypeptides especially under stressful conditions; forms two stacked rings of heptamers to form a barrel-shaped 14mer; ends can be capped by GroES; misfolded proteins enter the barrel where they are refolded when GroES binds), with the protein MAKQILFNENARTAMRRGIDKLAEAVKMTLGPRGRAVVIEKSYGAPQVTFDGVTVAKEIELADKYENLGAEFVKQAADKTNTNVGDGTTTAVVLAQAMIKAGEESISKGGFNVIQLANELKEVSNAVIKTLESQRELINDNKKIQEVATLSAKDTNIGKLIAEVVKEVGKDGVISVEDANTVGSSYEVVEGMQFDRGYISHYMVTNAEKMEAVYENPLILITDKKISALTDFLPFLEKLAKAGKKNLVIIAEDVEGESLATLIVNKIRGTFNALAIKAPGFGDRRKDMLEDLAILTGGEVVTEEKGLRLDAIEIDVLGQAKKVICAKENTTIIGGAGKKIEIEKRIKQIKSQIEKSTSNFDKEKLEERLGKLAGGVAIIKVGAPTESAQKELKQRVEDAVAATKAAMEEGIVPGGGMAFFNIVFKKDVKNKSELPVALAAAKIMFKALRSPVEAIIENSGESIDEVIAELMQAKKAPNSSWLGFNALTNKIENLKDYGIADPLKVTKTAFINAVSVASNYLTVGAAITEIPEKNPPAGGASMPHGGMEDY; encoded by the coding sequence ATGGCAAAGCAAATATTATTTAACGAAAATGCTAGAACCGCCATGAGGCGGGGCATAGACAAGCTGGCCGAAGCTGTAAAAATGACGCTGGGTCCGCGTGGCCGCGCGGTGGTTATAGAAAAAAGTTACGGCGCGCCTCAAGTAACTTTTGATGGCGTTACGGTAGCTAAAGAAATTGAACTTGCCGATAAATACGAAAACTTGGGCGCGGAGTTTGTAAAACAAGCCGCCGACAAAACCAATACCAACGTGGGTGATGGCACCACTACGGCGGTGGTTTTGGCTCAAGCTATGATCAAAGCCGGCGAAGAATCTATCAGCAAGGGCGGGTTTAATGTTATTCAATTGGCCAACGAACTTAAAGAAGTTTCTAACGCAGTTATAAAAACTTTAGAAAGTCAGCGCGAACTCATTAACGATAACAAAAAAATCCAAGAAGTAGCCACGCTTTCGGCCAAAGACACCAACATTGGCAAACTTATCGCCGAAGTGGTAAAAGAAGTTGGTAAAGACGGTGTAATTTCGGTGGAAGATGCCAACACCGTGGGCAGTTCTTACGAAGTGGTGGAAGGCATGCAGTTTGACCGAGGTTACATTTCGCATTATATGGTAACCAACGCCGAAAAAATGGAAGCAGTTTATGAAAACCCTTTAATACTTATTACCGACAAAAAAATATCTGCCTTAACCGATTTTTTGCCGTTTCTAGAAAAATTAGCCAAAGCCGGCAAAAAGAATTTAGTGATTATTGCGGAAGACGTAGAAGGCGAGTCTTTGGCTACGTTAATAGTCAACAAAATTCGGGGCACGTTTAATGCTCTCGCCATTAAAGCTCCGGGTTTTGGCGACAGACGCAAAGATATGCTAGAGGATTTAGCTATTTTAACCGGGGGCGAAGTTGTGACCGAAGAAAAAGGTTTGCGCTTGGACGCCATAGAAATAGATGTTTTGGGACAAGCCAAAAAAGTTATTTGTGCTAAGGAAAACACAACCATTATTGGCGGCGCGGGTAAAAAAATAGAAATAGAAAAAAGAATTAAGCAAATAAAATCGCAAATAGAAAAAAGCACTTCCAATTTTGACAAAGAAAAACTAGAAGAAAGATTAGGCAAGCTTGCTGGCGGAGTGGCTATTATAAAAGTGGGCGCGCCCACCGAATCGGCTCAAAAAGAATTAAAACAGCGGGTGGAAGATGCGGTGGCGGCCACCAAAGCGGCTATGGAAGAAGGTATTGTGCCTGGGGGTGGTATGGCCTTCTTTAATATAGTTTTTAAAAAGGATGTCAAAAATAAAAGTGAATTACCCGTAGCTTTAGCTGCGGCCAAAATAATGTTTAAAGCTTTAAGATCGCCGGTGGAGGCTATTATAGAAAACAGCGGTGAATCTATAGATGAAGTTATAGCGGAATTAATGCAAGCTAAGAAAGCACCGAATTCCAGTTGGCTTGGTTTTAACGCTTTAACCAATAAAATTGAAAACCTAAAAGATTATGGCATTGCGGATCCCTTAAAAGTTACTAAAACGGCTTTTATAAATGCCGTATCAGTCGCTAGCAACTATTTAACCGTGGGCGCGGCTATAACCGAAATTCCAGAAAAAAATCCGCCAGCAGGCGGAGCCTCTATGCCGCATGGGGGAATGGAAGACTATTAA
- a CDS encoding LemA family protein, producing MTLTTWILIGVGGVIVLWIIYAFNRLVTLRTRIEEAFSDIEVQLKRRYDLIPNIIEAVKGYMGHERSVFENVTQARSAAMSASNASGAHEKAEKENALSNTLKTLFAVSENYPDLKANANFLDLQRELADTENKIQAARRFYNGNVRDLNIKIDSFPSNLIAGSFGFKKKEFFDLDDNSPAQEPVAVKF from the coding sequence ATGACATTAACTACTTGGATTCTAATAGGTGTGGGCGGTGTAATAGTCCTTTGGATTATCTACGCCTTTAATCGTTTGGTTACTTTGCGTACGCGCATAGAGGAGGCTTTTTCCGATATTGAGGTTCAGTTAAAACGCAGGTATGATCTTATTCCTAATATAATAGAAGCTGTAAAAGGTTATATGGGGCATGAGCGTTCGGTATTTGAAAATGTAACGCAGGCTCGTTCGGCGGCTATGTCCGCGTCAAACGCGTCAGGGGCACATGAGAAAGCAGAGAAAGAGAACGCGCTGTCTAATACATTAAAAACTCTGTTTGCAGTTTCCGAAAACTATCCCGATCTTAAAGCCAATGCTAATTTTTTAGATTTACAACGCGAACTGGCCGACACCGAAAATAAAATCCAAGCCGCTCGCAGATTCTATAATGGCAACGTACGCGATCTTAACATTAAAATTGATTCGTTTCCGTCCAATCTTATCGCCGGCTCGTTCGGTTTTAAAAAGAAAGAATTTTTTGACCTAGACGATAATTCTCCTGCCCAAGAACCGGTAGCGGTGAAGTTTTAA